The following DNA comes from Deinococcus sp. YIM 134068.
CCATGAGCATTCAACCGGCTGAGGTCGCCGCCCAGTACGCCACCGACCGGAACTTACGAGTTCGGATCGAGACGCACGAGCAATACACCGTTGGGCCGAGATTAGAACCAGAGGTGGACCGCCTGCTCTCCCTACGGGGTGACGAGGCGCTGCTGGATGTGGGCACCGGCCCCGGCAACTTCCCCGGACGGCTGCGCGCGGAGGGGCACCGGGGCCGCCTCGTCGGGGTGGACCTCTCGCCCGGCATGGTCGAGCGGGCGGCCAGCACATACCCCGGCGTCGAGTTCGTGGAGGCGAGCGCGGACGCCCTCCCCTTCCCGAACGGCACCTTCGATCTCCTCACGGCCCGGCACATGCTGTACCACGTCCCCGACGTATCCGCCGCCCTGGCAGAGTTCATGCGGGTCCTGCGACCGGGTGGGCGATTCTTGGCGGTGACGAACGCCACCGGGTACATGGGCGAACTGTGGGAGGCTGTGGCGGAAGTCGTCCCCGAACAGCCCGCTCTTGCCGGACTGCTGGAGAGCCGCGCGGGGTCGGCGGTGTTTTCCGAACAGAACGGGGAGCCACTGGTGCGCGGGGCGTTTGGCAACGTCGAGGTTGGCCTTCTGGAGAACGCCCTCGTGTTCCCCACGCCTGAGCCGGTGCTGGCCTACCTGGGGTCCATGACGGCACTGCAACGCCTTCCCGACAAGGACCGCCTACAGGTCCTGAGCGCACTCCGGCGGGCACTCGCTCCCCGGTTCCTCATGGGGGAATGGCGCGTCTCCAAGCGCGTGGCCTTCCTCCATGCCCGCAAGAAGTGAGGCCAGACGCCACTCAACGGTCGCTCGCCATCAGGTACACCCCGGCCAGCAGCACGAGCAAGCCCAGCCACCCGCGCCAGCCGTGCGGCTCGTGCAGAAACAGTGCCCCGAACACGAAGATGAAGGCGAGGCTCAGGCGGTCGAGGGCGGCCACACCCGCCGTCGGCCCGACCTTGAGGGCCGCGAAATACGCCAGCCACGAGGCCGCTCCGCTCAGGCCCGCGAGGACGATGAACAGCCAAGCCCGCCCGCTGAAATTGGTCCTGTCTCCGAGAAGTGCCCCGAGTTGCCCGGTGCTCAGCGCGACGGCGACCATCACCAGCGCCATGACGACCGAGCGCAGGGCCGTGGCGAGGGTCGGGTTCACGCCCTCCAGGCCGAGCTTGCCGAAGATCGTCACGCCCGCGCCGCCGAGTGCGGCGAGCAGACCGAGGGCCACCCATCCCAGTGAAGTCATGAGGAGATGATGCCGCGTCCCTCCGCCATCCGGCTCTTTTCCCTCGCCCCCAACTCCTCTACACTGGTGGGCGTGATCCGCTCTGCGCTTACCATCCGGGGACGCCTCGCCTAGCCGAACAGCTTGAGCGTGCGTCCCCGGCTGCGTGTGGCCGGGGCTTTTCTTTTGCCGCGCCGAGGCCACCCTCTTCCCCTCTCGACTCTCAGACCTCCAAAGGACCCACCCATGACCCGACCCCAGATTCAGGAACCGCGCGCCGAGCGTTACAACCCCCACGCCGTCGAGCCGAAATGGCAGGAGCGGTGGGAGCGTGACGGCCTGTACACCTTCCGCGAGGACCCGGCCAGGACGAAGTTCTACGCGCTGACGATGTTCCCGTACCCCTCGGGCAACCTGCACATCGGCCACTGGTACGCGAACGTCGCGCCGGATGCGCGGGCGCGCTGGCTGCGGATGCGGGGCTACAACGTCCTGTTCCCGATGGGCTTCGACGCCTTCGGGCTGCCCGCCGAGAACGCGGCGATCAGGAACGGGCTGAATCCGGCGGTCTGGACGTACTCGAACATCGAGCACATGACGGGGCAGTTCAGGCGCATGGGCACGATGATCGACTGGAGCCGCTCCTTCGCCACCTGCGACCCCGAGTATTACCGCTGGAACCAGTGGTTCTTCACCCAGTTCCTGAAGCGCGGCCTGGCCTACAAGAAGGACGGGCTGGTGAACTGGTGCCCGAAGGACCAGACCGTGCTGGCGAACGAGCAGGTCGTGGACGGGGCGTGCGAGCGGTGCGGCACCCCCGTCGAGCGCCGCAACCTGAGCCAGTGGTACCTGAAGATCACCGACTACGCGGACGAACTGCTGGACTTCTCGGATACCGACATGCCCGAGCGCGTGCGGCTGATGCAGACGAACTGGATCGGCAAGTCGGTGGGCGCGGAGATCACCTTCGACACGCCCGCCGGGCCGGAGACGGTCTTCACCACCCGCCCGGACACCGTGATGGGCGCGACCTTTCTGGTGCTGGCCCCCGAGCATCCGAAGGTGGCGGCACTGACGACGGACGCTCAGGCCGACGAGGTGAGCGCCTACGTCGAGGCGGCGGGCCGCAAGACGGACGTGGAGCGCCAGCAGGACGTGGGTGAGAAGACGGGCGTGTTCACGGGGAGCTACGCCTCGCACCCGGTCTCCGGGCACCAGATTCCCATCTGGGTCGCGGACTACGTGCTGGTGACGTACGGCACGGGGTCGATCATGGCCGTGCCGAGCGGCGACCAGCGCGACCTGGACTTCGCCCGCAAATTTGGGCTGGAGGTTATCGAGACGGTGCGCCCCGAGGGAGCCGAGCCGATGGACCCGGCCACCGTGACCGAGGCGTACAGCGGCGACGGCATCATCGTCAACGAGGGACCCTTACACGGGATGCGGGGCGGCAAGGCGCACATCACCGCCGTGATCGACCGCCTGGCGGAATTGGATGTGGCGCAGGCCAAGACCACCTTTCGCCTGCGCGACTGGCTGTTCGCGCGCCAGCGGTACTGGGGCACGCCCATTCCCGTCGTGTACTGCGCCCAGCACGGCGCGCAGCCCGTCCCCGACGACCAACTGCCCGTCCGGTTGCCGGAGAACGTGGAGTTCACGCCGACCGGCCAGAGTCCGCTGAAGCTGGACCGTGAGTGGATCGCCACGACCTGCCCCGTCTGCGGCGGCCCCGCCGAGCGTGACACGGACACGATGGACACCTTCGTGGATTCGAGCTGGTACATGTACCGCTACCTGTCGCCCCGTGACGACGCGCACCCCTTCGATCCGGCAAGGGCCGACCTGCTGCCGGTGGACCTGTACACGGGCGGCATCGAGCACGCCATCCTGCACCTGCTGTATTCGCGCTTCTGGACGAAGGTGATGCGCGACATGGGCCTGACCACCCAGAGCGAACCCTTCCGGGCGCTGCGGAACCAGGGCATCATCCTGGGGCCGGACGGCGAGAAGATGAGCAAGAGCCGGGGCAACGTGGTGGACCCCGACGATCTGGTGGGCGAGTACGGGACGGACACGGTGCGCGCGTACCTCATGTTCATCGCGCCGTGGGAACTGGGCGGCCCCTGGGACCCCAGCGGCATCAACGGCCCCGCGAAGTGGCTGTCGCGCGTCTGGGCGCTGTACTTCGACGAGGGGGTGCCCGGCCCCCAGGAGGCGGTGACGGCGGCTGAGCTGCGCTACGCCGTCCACTCCACGTTGAGGAAGGTGACGGGCGACTTCGACCACCTGAGCTTCAACACGATCATCTCTTCCCTGATGGAGCTGACGAACACGCTGGTGAAGGCCAAGCGTTCGCCCGTCTTCGGGACCCCGGCATGGGACGAGGCACTGGACATCTTCAACCGGATGCTGGCCCCCGTCGTGCCCCACATCGCCGAGGAAATCTGGACGGAACGGGGCAGAGAAGCGAGCGTCCACGTCCAATCCTGGCCCGAGGTGGACGAGGCCGCCGCCACCCGCGACACCGTGACCATCGGTGTGCAGGTGAGCGGCAAGGTGCGCGGACAGGTGGAGATCAGCAGGGCGGCGACCCAGGAGGAGGCCCTGAGTGCCGCCCGCGCGAATCCCGACGTGGCCCGCTTCGTGGAGGGCAAGACGACGGTGAAGGAGATTTACGTACCAGGCAGGATTATCAATATCGTGGTGAGATAGCCTCACAATGAGGTGCCCCGCACACCGAGCCGACCGGAATGTGCGGGGCTTGTTCGTTCATTGCAACGAGCGGTTACTGCGGCATCTTCCCCACCGCACTCGCCAGCACCTCACGGAGCAGCCGAATCTGTTCGGCATTTGGCCTGGGCGGGAGCCTCGTCGTTCACGGGAGACCGGGTCACACGGCGGGCGTGGGGGAGTGACAGCGGTGGCCCCATCAGTTGAGGGGATTGCCCTCAGGAGATGGGGTCCGAGCGGAGCGAGAACCCGTCATGGCGAGCGGTTGGAGTGCAGTTGATGGGGTGCTCTTTGCCCCATCAACGGAACGGAATACCGCGATCAGTTCAGCCGCTCAGGGCCGGACGGCTCCTCCCCGGCGTAGACGGCGGCCACCTCGCTCAGCAGGCGGCGGGCGAGGGCGATCAGGCCGTCCTCCGTGGTGTCGCTCAGGTGGAAGGCCCCCCGCTCCCCGTACTCCCCGACAAAGGCCCCACCCTCGCGGCGAACGCGGACGAACACCTCGCACAGGCCGAGGCGCACCCAGGCGGCGTACCAGCCCCCCGGCGGCGTGGGGCGCAGGCGGTGGGTGGGGTCGGGAGTGGGGTCCAGCGTGACGTTGTTCAGCGGCAGGCCGGGGCCGCTCGCCGTCCGCAGGGCGTGGTACAGGGCATTCAGGAACGCCTCGCAGGCCCGCTGCTCGGCCTGCCGGGCCTCGGCGGCGCGGCGGATGGCCCCTTGCAGGGCGTCGAAGTCGTTCACGTCCAGCGCCTCCTCATGGCGCATTCGTACCACGCGCGGGGGCCGGGCACCCCCTTCCCCCGTTATCCTGCGCCCCGTGAGCACGCACGCGGTCCGGTCCGTCCTCCTGATCTCCAACGGCACGGCGGAGGACCTGATCGGGGCGCGGCTGCTGGGGCATCTCGCGGGGGAAGCGCGGGTGCTGCCGCTCGTCGGGGCCGGGCGGGCCTACGCGGGCGTGCCGGGGGTGACTCGGATGGGTGAGGAACTGGGTCTGCCGAGCGGCGGCTTCCCCTTCGGGAGCGCGGCGAACCTGCTCGCGGACCTGCGGGCCGGACTGGTGGGCGGGTCGCTGCGGCAGTGGCGGGACGCCCGGCGGGCGGCGCGGGGCACGGGCGCGGTCGTGGTGGTGGGGGACGCCTACGCGCTGATGGTGGGCACCGTGGCGGCGCGGGGGGTGGGAGTGCCGCTCGTCCACGTCCAGCCGCTCCTGAGCGCGCACTATCTGGAGGGGTTGGGCGTGTGGGGGACGCTCTCGGAACTCAACGCCCTCGGGGCGAACGTGCCCATGCCCTACGAGCTGCGGCTGGCGCGGGGGGCGCGGGCGGTCTTCGTGCGGGACGCGGGGACGGCGCGGTACTACCGGCGGCGGGGCGTGCGGGCGCGGTGGGCGGGCAGCTTCGCGCTGGATGTGCTGCCACCGCCCGAACGCGACCTGTCAGCCCTGATCGGCGGTCGGCGGGTCCTCGCCCTCCTGCCCGGCTCGCGGGAGGACCACCGGGAGAGTCTGCCCCTCATGCTGCGGTCGGCGGCGCGGGTGCCGGGCGTGGCGGCCCTCGTCGCGTGGCCGCACGGCTGGGACGCGGTGACGCTGCCGTGGGGCTGGACGCTGCGGGTGGAGGACAGCCGCACAGCCTGGGCGGAGGGCGAGGGCGTCCGTGTTCCCCTCCTGCGCGGCGCGTTCGGGGCGGTGGCGCGGGCGGCGGACGTGGCGGTGGGCACGGCGGGCACGGCGAACGAGCAACTCGCGGGCCTCGGCGTGCCCGTCGTCGCCTTTCCGACGCTTGGCCCGCAGTACACGCCCGGCTTCGCGCGGCGGCAGGGGCGGCTGCTGGGAGACGCGCTCAAGGTGGTCTCTCCAGACCCGGACGCGGTGGCGACGGAGGTGCTGGCCCTGCTCGGGGACCCGTCGCGGCGGGCGCGGGCGGCAGTGGCGGGGCTGGGGCGCGTCGGCGCGGCGGGGGCGCTGCCCGTCGTCGCGGCGGAGGTGGGGAAGATACTGGGGGAAGTCTCAACGGGAGAACGAGGTCCTGAACGCAAAAGCTCGGCCAGTTGAACCCCGGTGCCTAGCCCCCGTAGCTCGCCCGCAGCCGCCGCACCCCGTCCCGGAATCCGATGGGGCACATGGGCAGGTCACGGAGGAGGACGGGCGTCAGACCGCGCGCCTTCAACCCCACGAGCAGGAGGTCCACCACCTCCGGCGTCACCTCCGGGCCGTCGTGGAGGAGGAGGACGCCGCCGGGCCGCACCTGCCCCAGCACCCGCGCGGCGAGGGAGGCGGCATTCTCCCCGGTCCAGTCGCGCCCCTCCACGTCCCAGAGGGCAACCCGGCGGCGGGCGAGGCGGGCCAGCACGCGCGTCAGCGGACTGTGACCACCGTAGGGGGGGCGGTACAGGTGAGGGCCGCTCTCCCGCGCGCGGGGATGCCACCGCACCTGCCGCCACTCCCGCCACGGGGGCAGGAGCAGGGCGTGGGTGTGCCAGCGCCCGTGCGCCTCCACCTGGTGCCCCGCCTCCCGCAAGGCCCGCGCGAGGTCCGGCCACCGCTCCCACGCCGGGGCCGTCACGAAGAAGGTGGCGGGGGCACCGTGCCGCGCGAGGACGGCGAGGAGGTCCCCCGTCCTTTCGCCCGGCCCGTCGTCGAAGGTGAGGGCCACCCGCCGCGAGGAACGGTCGCCGGGACCGAGCGCCCCCCACCCGGCGGCCCGCCCCAGCACGTCGGCCAGCAGGGCGGCGAGCAGCGTCAGGCCGAGGGGGACGAGCGCCCACGCCCGCTGACGGCGGGTTCCCCCGGTGTGTTCTGGCGACTGGACGCTGGCGACTGGCAGCTCTCCCATCGCTCACGCGGGCTGCGCCGTCCGCTCCTCCGGGAACGCGCGGCGGAAGACGATGTAGGCGGCGGCGGTCGTCAGCGCCATGACCGCGCCCACAAGGAAGGGGCCGGGCAGCCCCAGTTGCGCGAAGGCGAGGGCACCGACGAGGGGGCCGAGGGCCGTGCCCGCGTTCTCCACGGTCATCAATGCCCCCCACGCGGCGGGACGCTCGGCTTCGGGAAGGGTGCCCGTTACGAGCGCGGCCCAGCCCGGCGAGATGCAGGCGTACCCCAGCCCGACGAGGGCCGCGAGCGGGTACATGGCCCACAGGGGCGGCGTGGTGGCGATGGCCGCGAAGGACAGGCCGATCAGCCCGAAGCCCACCGTCAGGGCGAGGCGTGCCCGCCCCCGGTCGGCCACCCGCCCGGTAAAGGGCAGGCTCGCGTAGGCGACCACCCCCCCCACCACCAGCAGGGCGACGAGACCCCAGTAGTTCAGACCCAATCCCGGTCCGAGTCTGAACAGCAGCGGCCCCAGCAGCGTCATGGTGATGTTCTGGACAAAGGCGGCGGGCAGCAGCGGCGCGAGGGCGCGGGCGGCGCGGCGCACCCGCTCGGGCGTGGGGGCGGCTCCCTCCTCCCGGCGGCGCACCCGGCGTGCGGGCAGGGCGAGGGTCGCCAGCACGGCGAGTACCTGCATCCCCAGCGCGATGAGGAGCGGCAACGTGGAGTTCCCCTGCGCCAGCCCGCCGAGCAGCAGGAAGCCGCCGCCGACGAGGGGCATCACGCCCAGCGCCACGCCCGTGATCGCGCGGCCCTGGTAGCCCTCGCGCGCGGCGTCGGCGGTGAGGTTCATCGCGCCGGGCCACATCGCCGCGAAGCCCGCCCCGTGCAGCGCGGCGATGGGAACGAGGAGCCACGGCCACCGGGCCAACGGCAGCAGCGCGAGCGCGACGAGACTCAACAGCGCCCCACCGAGCATGACCACCCGCAGGCCGTGACGGGCGATCAATGCCCCCGCCGGGCCGCGCATCAGCGTGTCGGCGGCGAAGTGGGCGGTCCACGCCGCGCCCACGGCGGTCAGCGGCAGCCCCAGCGCGGCGGGACCCGCCTGCGGAAGGTAGGCGGCGTACACCCCACTTCTCACGAACTCCGCACAGGCGAGCGCGACGGCGGCGGCCATGACCGGCCCCAGGGTGCCCGGACGCAGCGGCAGGCGCTCCCGATTCACGTCCCCACCCCCGGCGAAGGGATGACGGGCCGCGCCCGATCACCTGTTAGCCTGTGCCCGTGCCGGACTTCACGGTCGTGATTCCCGCGCGCAACGAGGCGGCGTACCTGCCCCTCACCCTGCGCGCCCTGGAACGCCAGCTCTCTCCCCCCGCCGAGGTCATCGTCGTGGACAACGCCAGCCAGGACGACACGGCGGCGGTCGCGCGGGCGTG
Coding sequences within:
- a CDS encoding class I SAM-dependent methyltransferase; its protein translation is MSIQPAEVAAQYATDRNLRVRIETHEQYTVGPRLEPEVDRLLSLRGDEALLDVGTGPGNFPGRLRAEGHRGRLVGVDLSPGMVERAASTYPGVEFVEASADALPFPNGTFDLLTARHMLYHVPDVSAALAEFMRVLRPGGRFLAVTNATGYMGELWEAVAEVVPEQPALAGLLESRAGSAVFSEQNGEPLVRGAFGNVEVGLLENALVFPTPEPVLAYLGSMTALQRLPDKDRLQVLSALRRALAPRFLMGEWRVSKRVAFLHARKK
- a CDS encoding MFS transporter; this encodes MNRERLPLRPGTLGPVMAAAVALACAEFVRSGVYAAYLPQAGPAALGLPLTAVGAAWTAHFAADTLMRGPAGALIARHGLRVVMLGGALLSLVALALLPLARWPWLLVPIAALHGAGFAAMWPGAMNLTADAAREGYQGRAITGVALGVMPLVGGGFLLLGGLAQGNSTLPLLIALGMQVLAVLATLALPARRVRRREEGAAPTPERVRRAARALAPLLPAAFVQNITMTLLGPLLFRLGPGLGLNYWGLVALLVVGGVVAYASLPFTGRVADRGRARLALTVGFGLIGLSFAAIATTPPLWAMYPLAALVGLGYACISPGWAALVTGTLPEAERPAAWGALMTVENAGTALGPLVGALAFAQLGLPGPFLVGAVMALTTAAAYIVFRRAFPEERTAQPA
- a CDS encoding EamA family transporter, coding for MTSLGWVALGLLAALGGAGVTIFGKLGLEGVNPTLATALRSVVMALVMVAVALSTGQLGALLGDRTNFSGRAWLFIVLAGLSGAASWLAYFAALKVGPTAGVAALDRLSLAFIFVFGALFLHEPHGWRGWLGLLVLLAGVYLMASDR
- a CDS encoding polysaccharide deacetylase family protein, whose translation is MGELPVASVQSPEHTGGTRRQRAWALVPLGLTLLAALLADVLGRAAGWGALGPGDRSSRRVALTFDDGPGERTGDLLAVLARHGAPATFFVTAPAWERWPDLARALREAGHQVEAHGRWHTHALLLPPWREWRQVRWHPRARESGPHLYRPPYGGHSPLTRVLARLARRRVALWDVEGRDWTGENAASLAARVLGQVRPGGVLLLHDGPEVTPEVVDLLLVGLKARGLTPVLLRDLPMCPIGFRDGVRRLRASYGG
- the leuS gene encoding leucine--tRNA ligase encodes the protein MTRPQIQEPRAERYNPHAVEPKWQERWERDGLYTFREDPARTKFYALTMFPYPSGNLHIGHWYANVAPDARARWLRMRGYNVLFPMGFDAFGLPAENAAIRNGLNPAVWTYSNIEHMTGQFRRMGTMIDWSRSFATCDPEYYRWNQWFFTQFLKRGLAYKKDGLVNWCPKDQTVLANEQVVDGACERCGTPVERRNLSQWYLKITDYADELLDFSDTDMPERVRLMQTNWIGKSVGAEITFDTPAGPETVFTTRPDTVMGATFLVLAPEHPKVAALTTDAQADEVSAYVEAAGRKTDVERQQDVGEKTGVFTGSYASHPVSGHQIPIWVADYVLVTYGTGSIMAVPSGDQRDLDFARKFGLEVIETVRPEGAEPMDPATVTEAYSGDGIIVNEGPLHGMRGGKAHITAVIDRLAELDVAQAKTTFRLRDWLFARQRYWGTPIPVVYCAQHGAQPVPDDQLPVRLPENVEFTPTGQSPLKLDREWIATTCPVCGGPAERDTDTMDTFVDSSWYMYRYLSPRDDAHPFDPARADLLPVDLYTGGIEHAILHLLYSRFWTKVMRDMGLTTQSEPFRALRNQGIILGPDGEKMSKSRGNVVDPDDLVGEYGTDTVRAYLMFIAPWELGGPWDPSGINGPAKWLSRVWALYFDEGVPGPQEAVTAAELRYAVHSTLRKVTGDFDHLSFNTIISSLMELTNTLVKAKRSPVFGTPAWDEALDIFNRMLAPVVPHIAEEIWTERGREASVHVQSWPEVDEAAATRDTVTIGVQVSGKVRGQVEISRAATQEEALSAARANPDVARFVEGKTTVKEIYVPGRIINIVVR
- a CDS encoding lipid-A-disaccharide synthase-related protein; its protein translation is MSTHAVRSVLLISNGTAEDLIGARLLGHLAGEARVLPLVGAGRAYAGVPGVTRMGEELGLPSGGFPFGSAANLLADLRAGLVGGSLRQWRDARRAARGTGAVVVVGDAYALMVGTVAARGVGVPLVHVQPLLSAHYLEGLGVWGTLSELNALGANVPMPYELRLARGARAVFVRDAGTARYYRRRGVRARWAGSFALDVLPPPERDLSALIGGRRVLALLPGSREDHRESLPLMLRSAARVPGVAALVAWPHGWDAVTLPWGWTLRVEDSRTAWAEGEGVRVPLLRGAFGAVARAADVAVGTAGTANEQLAGLGVPVVAFPTLGPQYTPGFARRQGRLLGDALKVVSPDPDAVATEVLALLGDPSRRARAAVAGLGRVGAAGALPVVAAEVGKILGEVSTGERGPERKSSAS